A region from the Pseudomonas cucumis genome encodes:
- a CDS encoding efflux transporter outer membrane subunit codes for MTDRSLINLVASLITARGSRLLSLSLCVAMLSACAIGPDYQRPQAAAPAQYKEAAGWRQANPSDSLARGAWWELYGDQQLNGLIEKLNSANQTVAQSEAQYRQAQALVRSARGAFFPTVDLTVGKTRSSQGTGSSSSSLSSSSSGIRDTYTAQAGVSWEADVWGKLRRGLEADTANAEASFADLAAMRLSQQSELVQNYLQLRVIDEQKRLLEATVEAYQRSLTMTENQYRAGVSGKDAVAQATTQLKSTQAEMVDLIWQRAQFENAIAVLIGLPPAEFSLAETKDIPALPQVPLSLPSQLLERRPDIASAERSVMAANANIGVAKAAYYPDLTLSLNGGYSSSTSNNWISVPNRFWSVGPQLAMTLFDGGQRSAEVDRSEAAYDETVAKYRQTVLDGFREVENYLVQLKVLEDEAKVRQEALDAARESLRLTQNQYKAGVIAYLDVVVVQATALSNERNVLSLLQSRLIASVQLIAALGGGWDGQLQVSDKQ; via the coding sequence ATGACTGACCGTTCGCTTATCAATCTGGTTGCATCGCTGATCACAGCCCGAGGCTCGCGTTTGCTGAGCCTGTCGCTGTGCGTGGCGATGCTCAGTGCCTGCGCCATCGGCCCGGATTACCAGCGCCCGCAAGCCGCCGCGCCGGCACAGTACAAAGAGGCCGCCGGATGGCGCCAGGCCAACCCCAGCGACTCTCTGGCGCGCGGTGCCTGGTGGGAGCTGTATGGCGATCAGCAGCTCAATGGTTTGATCGAAAAACTCAACAGCGCCAACCAGACCGTCGCCCAGTCCGAAGCGCAGTACCGCCAGGCCCAGGCCTTGGTACGCAGTGCCCGGGGTGCGTTTTTCCCGACCGTGGACCTGACGGTCGGGAAAACCCGCTCCAGCCAAGGCACCGGTAGCAGCAGTTCGAGCCTGAGCAGTTCTTCCAGTGGTATTCGCGACACCTATACGGCGCAGGCCGGAGTCAGTTGGGAAGCAGACGTCTGGGGCAAATTGCGCCGAGGCCTGGAGGCCGACACGGCCAACGCCGAGGCGAGTTTTGCTGACTTGGCGGCGATGCGCTTGAGCCAGCAATCGGAGCTGGTGCAGAACTACCTGCAACTGCGGGTGATCGACGAACAGAAACGCCTGCTGGAAGCGACGGTCGAGGCCTATCAGCGTTCGCTGACCATGACCGAAAACCAGTACCGCGCCGGTGTCTCCGGCAAGGACGCAGTGGCCCAGGCCACTACTCAGCTCAAAAGCACCCAGGCGGAAATGGTCGACCTGATCTGGCAGCGCGCGCAGTTCGAGAACGCCATCGCCGTACTGATTGGTCTGCCGCCGGCCGAGTTCAGCCTGGCTGAAACCAAAGACATCCCGGCATTGCCGCAGGTGCCGCTGAGCCTGCCTTCGCAGTTGCTGGAGCGCCGCCCGGACATCGCTTCCGCCGAGCGCTCTGTAATGGCCGCCAATGCCAACATCGGCGTGGCCAAAGCCGCCTACTACCCGGACCTGACCCTGAGCCTGAACGGCGGTTATAGCAGCAGCACCTCAAACAATTGGATCAGCGTGCCGAACCGTTTCTGGTCGGTAGGCCCGCAACTGGCCATGACCCTGTTCGACGGTGGGCAGCGCTCGGCGGAAGTCGATCGCAGCGAAGCGGCCTACGACGAGACCGTCGCCAAGTACCGCCAGACCGTGCTCGACGGCTTCCGTGAAGTGGAAAACTATCTGGTGCAGCTCAAGGTGCTGGAAGACGAAGCCAAGGTGCGCCAGGAAGCCCTGGATGCGGCACGCGAGTCCCTGCGCTTGACCCAGAATCAGTACAAGGCCGGGGTGATTGCTTATCTGGATGTGGTGGTGGTTCAGGCTACGGCGTTGAGCAACGAGCGCAACGTGCTGAGTTTGCTGCAGAGCCGCTTGATCGCCAGCGTGCAGTTGATTGCCGCGCTGGGCGGCGGGTGGGACGGGCAGCTTCAGGTGAGCGACAAGCAATAG
- a CDS encoding putative bifunctional diguanylate cyclase/phosphodiesterase → MLIGSYSLTLVFISLCVAILASYTALDLTGRIATAKGRAVHLWTAGGAFAMGIGVWSMHFIGMLAFTLPIDLGYDVTLTALSLLIAVLSCGFALWLVSQPQLPAWQLAFGALVMGAGISAMHYTGMAAMRMQPGIDYDPTLFSASLLIAVGASGAALWIAFRLRRHAPYVRLIRGGAAVIMGIAIVGMHYTGMAAARFADGSFCGAAADGLNGEGLDSLVLITTLAVLSIALLTSILDARLEARTADLAQSLTEANRELTQLALHDTLTGLPNRVLLADRIDQAMSRVQEQGGCFALMFIDLDGFKPVNDAFGHHMGDQLLREVGLRLREDLRSQDTLARIGGDEFVLLVRLTEQNDALNLAARQVGLIARSFRVAEHDLQISASVGIALYPGNGQTAEELLMNADAAMYHAKGAGKNGYSFFDVSMNSNARKQLQLLQDLRTALDQQQFSLYYQPKFDASHGRPVGAEALLRWAHPTQGLLLPDTFIDLAEKTGLIIPIGEWVLNEACRQMREWYVLGYTDWRIAVNLSALQFCHAGLVQSVAKALATHHLPANSLTLEITETTAMSDADASMTVLQELSEMGVDLSIDDFGTGYSSLMYLKRLPANELKIDRGFVRDLEHDSDDAAIVSAIVALGQALGLRIVAEGVETDVQQDFLTQLGCDSLQGYLLGHPLPAERFMVDIHRGEQLAAG, encoded by the coding sequence ATGCTCATCGGTAGTTATTCCCTTACGCTGGTTTTCATATCGCTCTGTGTGGCGATACTTGCCTCTTACACCGCGCTCGACCTCACCGGTCGCATCGCCACGGCCAAGGGGCGGGCGGTGCATCTGTGGACGGCGGGCGGCGCTTTTGCAATGGGCATTGGCGTGTGGTCGATGCATTTTATCGGCATGCTCGCGTTCACATTGCCAATCGATCTGGGCTACGACGTTACTCTCACGGCGCTGTCCCTCTTGATTGCGGTCCTGTCCTGCGGTTTTGCCCTGTGGCTGGTCAGCCAGCCACAACTGCCGGCCTGGCAACTGGCGTTCGGCGCGCTGGTCATGGGCGCTGGCATCAGCGCCATGCATTACACCGGCATGGCCGCGATGCGCATGCAGCCGGGCATCGATTACGACCCGACACTGTTTAGCGCGTCGCTGCTGATTGCCGTCGGTGCGTCGGGCGCCGCGTTATGGATCGCTTTCCGCCTGCGTCGGCATGCACCGTATGTTCGCCTGATCCGCGGCGGAGCAGCGGTGATCATGGGCATCGCCATCGTCGGCATGCACTACACCGGCATGGCCGCGGCACGTTTTGCCGATGGCAGTTTCTGTGGCGCGGCGGCTGATGGCCTGAACGGCGAGGGACTGGACAGTCTTGTTCTGATCACCACCCTGGCGGTGTTGAGCATTGCCTTGCTGACGTCGATCCTCGATGCACGCCTGGAGGCTCGCACCGCGGACCTCGCTCAATCGCTGACCGAAGCCAATCGCGAACTCACCCAACTGGCGCTGCACGACACCCTGACCGGGCTGCCGAACCGAGTATTGCTGGCCGACCGTATCGATCAGGCGATGTCGAGGGTGCAGGAGCAGGGCGGCTGTTTTGCGCTGATGTTCATTGACCTGGACGGCTTCAAGCCGGTCAACGATGCCTTTGGGCACCACATGGGCGATCAGTTGCTGCGAGAGGTCGGCCTGCGCCTTCGCGAGGATTTGCGCAGCCAGGACACCCTGGCGCGGATCGGCGGCGATGAATTTGTGCTGCTGGTGCGACTCACCGAACAGAACGACGCGCTGAACCTGGCGGCGCGTCAGGTGGGGCTGATCGCGCGCTCGTTCCGGGTCGCGGAACATGACTTGCAGATCTCCGCCAGCGTTGGCATCGCGCTCTATCCGGGCAACGGTCAGACCGCCGAAGAGTTGTTGATGAATGCTGATGCCGCGATGTACCACGCCAAAGGCGCCGGGAAAAACGGCTACAGCTTCTTCGACGTGTCGATGAACAGCAACGCGCGCAAACAACTGCAATTACTGCAAGACTTGCGCACCGCCCTCGATCAGCAGCAGTTCAGTCTTTATTACCAACCCAAATTCGACGCCAGCCATGGCCGACCGGTGGGGGCCGAGGCGTTGTTGCGCTGGGCGCACCCGACCCAGGGCCTGCTGCTGCCGGACACGTTCATCGACTTGGCGGAGAAGACCGGGCTGATCATCCCGATCGGCGAATGGGTGCTCAATGAAGCCTGCCGTCAGATGCGAGAGTGGTACGTGCTCGGTTACACCGACTGGCGCATCGCGGTGAACCTTTCGGCCTTGCAGTTCTGCCACGCGGGGTTGGTCCAGAGCGTCGCCAAGGCCCTGGCCACTCATCATTTGCCGGCCAACAGCCTGACCCTGGAAATCACCGAAACCACCGCCATGAGCGACGCCGATGCGAGCATGACGGTACTGCAGGAACTCTCGGAAATGGGCGTCGACCTGTCCATCGATGACTTTGGCACCGGCTATTCGAGCTTGATGTACCTCAAGCGTCTGCCGGCCAATGAACTGAAGATCGACCGGGGTTTCGTTCGCGATCTGGAACACGACAGCGATGACGCGGCCATCGTCTCGGCCATCGTCGCCCTTGGCCAGGCGTTGGGCTTGCGAATCGTGGCTGAAGGGGTGGAAACCGACGTCCAGCAAGACTTCCTGACCCAACTCGGTTGCGACTCGTTGCAGGGGTATTTGCTGGGGCACCCGCTGCCGGCGGAACGCTTTATGGTCGATATTCACCGTGGGGAGCAATTGGCGGCGGGCTGA
- a CDS encoding SDR family oxidoreductase: MDKVIVITGGSRGIGAATALLAAEQGYRICINYQSDEQAAHSVLEQVRALGAQAIAVRADVSIEDEVIGLFHRVDTELGRVTALVNNAGTVGQKSRIDEMSEFRILKILKTNVLAPILCAKHAILRMSPKHGGQGGSIVNVSSVAARLGAPSEYVDYAASKGALDTFTIGLSKEVAGEGIRVNAVRPGYIYTDFHALSGDPDRVSKLESAIPMARGGRPDEVAEAIVWLLSDKASYATGTFVDLGGGR, encoded by the coding sequence ATGGATAAAGTCATCGTCATCACCGGCGGCAGCCGCGGTATCGGTGCCGCCACGGCCCTGTTGGCCGCCGAGCAAGGCTATCGGATCTGCATCAACTACCAGTCCGACGAGCAGGCGGCGCACAGTGTGCTGGAACAAGTTCGTGCACTCGGTGCCCAGGCCATTGCGGTGCGCGCCGATGTCAGCATCGAAGACGAAGTGATCGGCCTGTTCCACCGCGTGGACACCGAACTCGGTCGGGTCACGGCGCTGGTAAACAACGCCGGTACTGTCGGGCAAAAGTCGCGGATCGACGAAATGTCCGAATTCCGTATTCTGAAAATCCTCAAGACCAACGTCCTGGCACCGATCCTTTGCGCCAAACACGCGATCCTGCGCATGTCGCCCAAACATGGCGGGCAGGGCGGCAGTATCGTTAATGTGTCGTCGGTCGCTGCCCGCTTGGGCGCCCCCAGCGAATATGTAGACTATGCCGCGTCCAAAGGCGCGCTGGACACCTTCACCATCGGTCTGTCCAAGGAAGTAGCGGGCGAGGGGATTCGCGTCAACGCCGTGCGGCCGGGCTACATCTACACCGATTTCCATGCATTGAGCGGTGATCCGGATCGGGTCAGCAAGCTGGAATCGGCGATTCCGATGGCTCGGGGTGGGCGGCCGGATGAGGTGGCGGAGGCGATTGTTTGGTTGTTGTCGGATAAAGCGTCGTATGCAACCGGGACTTTCGTCGACCTTGGTGGTGGACGCTAA
- the mapR gene encoding GntR family transcriptional regulator MpaR (MapR regulates genes involved in Pseudomonas quinolone signal (PQS) production and anthranilate metabolism) yields the protein MKRYEKFADDIAELIRSGVLGPGQRVPSVRYASQTYGVSPSTVFQAYYLLERRGLIRARPRSGYFVNAHAPSPFSEPVISSQVNESTEVDVSELVFSVLDSIKDPTTVPFGSAFPSPTLFPLQRLSRSLASAAREMDPRMVVTDMSPGNPQLRRQIALRYMVGGLMLPMEELLITNGALEALNLCLQAVTEPGDLVAIEAPAFYASLQVLERLKLKAVEIPVHPRDGIDLGVLAQTLERHPIKACWCMTSFQNPMGATMPEAKKQELVELLRSHQVPLIEDDVYAELYYGQQAPKPAKAFDTEGLVMHCGSFAKSLAPGYRIGWVAAGRYAQKIERLKLMTSLCASMPAQAAIADYLQHGGYDRHLRKLRYALEEQQSAMLAAIARYFPAQTRVSQPAGGYFLWLELPPQMDSLKLFQMALAQGISIAPGPIFSPTQRFRNCIRLNYGSPWTEDSEKAMETLGRIVRSF from the coding sequence ATGAAACGCTACGAAAAATTCGCCGACGACATCGCTGAACTGATCCGCTCCGGCGTCCTCGGTCCCGGCCAGCGGGTGCCATCGGTGCGCTACGCCAGCCAGACCTACGGCGTCAGCCCGTCCACGGTGTTCCAGGCCTATTACCTGCTCGAACGCCGTGGCCTGATCCGCGCCCGGCCGCGTTCCGGCTACTTCGTCAATGCGCATGCACCGAGCCCGTTCTCGGAGCCGGTGATCAGCAGCCAGGTCAACGAGTCCACCGAAGTCGACGTCAGCGAACTGGTGTTCTCGGTGCTGGATTCGATCAAGGATCCGACCACCGTGCCCTTCGGTTCGGCGTTCCCCAGCCCCACGCTATTCCCGCTGCAACGCCTGTCCCGCTCGCTGGCCAGTGCCGCCCGGGAAATGGACCCGCGCATGGTGGTCACCGACATGTCGCCGGGTAACCCGCAGCTGCGTCGACAAATCGCCCTGCGCTATATGGTCGGCGGGCTGATGTTGCCCATGGAAGAACTGCTGATCACCAACGGCGCCCTCGAAGCCCTGAACCTGTGCCTGCAAGCCGTGACCGAACCCGGCGACCTGGTGGCCATCGAAGCCCCGGCGTTCTACGCCAGCCTGCAAGTGCTGGAACGGTTGAAGCTCAAAGCAGTGGAAATTCCCGTCCACCCACGAGACGGCATCGACCTCGGCGTGCTCGCCCAAACCCTGGAACGGCATCCGATCAAGGCCTGCTGGTGCATGACCAGCTTCCAGAACCCCATGGGGGCGACCATGCCCGAAGCGAAGAAGCAGGAACTGGTGGAGTTGTTGCGCAGCCATCAAGTGCCGCTGATCGAAGACGACGTCTACGCCGAGCTTTATTACGGCCAACAGGCGCCGAAACCGGCCAAGGCTTTCGACACCGAAGGGTTGGTGATGCATTGCGGATCGTTCGCCAAGAGCCTGGCCCCCGGTTACCGCATCGGCTGGGTCGCTGCCGGGCGGTATGCGCAGAAAATCGAACGCCTGAAGCTCATGACATCGCTCTGCGCCTCGATGCCCGCCCAGGCCGCCATCGCCGATTACTTGCAACATGGCGGCTACGACCGGCACCTGCGCAAACTGCGTTACGCCCTGGAAGAACAGCAAAGCGCCATGCTCGCCGCCATCGCCCGCTACTTCCCGGCGCAGACACGTGTCAGCCAGCCAGCGGGAGGCTACTTTTTGTGGCTGGAACTGCCGCCGCAGATGGATTCGTTGAAGTTGTTCCAGATGGCGCTGGCCCAAGGGATCAGCATCGCGCCGGGGCCGATCTTTTCACCGACCCAGCGGTTCAGGAATTGTATACGGCTGAATTATGGCAGCCCTTGGACTGAGGATTCGGAGAAGGCGATGGAGACGTTGGGGCGGATTGTGCGGTCGTTCTGA
- the ccoG gene encoding cytochrome c oxidase accessory protein CcoG produces the protein MSDRIPVRTVEPAAFIKNNEPLRPKIKPKSSDNLIHTRSFTGLFRTLRLSGAGVLFLLFFGTVWLNWGGRQAVLWDLSESKFHIFGATFWPQDFILLSALLIIAAFGLFAITVFAGRVWCGYTCPQSSWTWIFMWCEKITEGERNQRIKLQAAPWGLNKLIRRSAKHTLWLAISLLTGLTFVGYFTPIRPLAEELLTLQISGVSLFWVLFFTGATYINAGWLREAVCMHMCPYARFQSVMFDKDTLTISYDVARGENRGPRKREVKPTEVGLGDCIDCQLCVQVCPTGIDIRDGLQMECIGCAACIDACDSIMDKMGYARGLISYTSEHELQGGKTHLLRPRLIGYTAVLLVMIGALALALVERPMVSLDVSKDRGLFRENSAGQIENIYSLKVINKTQQRQDYRLTLVDGDGFQLQGKAELSLAPGEIVDVPVSVAMTTERPSSSSQTIIFKIVDSDEPDIYSVAKSRFVAPMNR, from the coding sequence ATGAGCGATAGAATCCCCGTCCGAACCGTTGAACCTGCCGCATTTATAAAAAACAATGAGCCTCTACGTCCAAAGATAAAGCCCAAGTCCAGCGACAATCTGATCCACACCCGCAGCTTCACGGGCTTGTTCCGCACCCTGCGCCTGAGTGGCGCCGGGGTTTTGTTTTTGCTGTTCTTCGGCACGGTATGGCTGAACTGGGGTGGCCGCCAAGCGGTGCTCTGGGACCTCTCCGAAAGCAAATTCCACATTTTCGGCGCCACCTTCTGGCCACAGGATTTCATCCTGCTCTCGGCGCTGCTGATCATCGCTGCGTTCGGCCTGTTTGCGATCACCGTGTTCGCAGGCCGGGTCTGGTGCGGTTACACCTGCCCGCAGAGTTCCTGGACGTGGATCTTCATGTGGTGCGAGAAGATCACCGAAGGCGAGCGCAACCAGCGGATCAAGCTGCAAGCCGCGCCCTGGGGCCTGAACAAACTGATCCGCCGCTCGGCCAAACACACCCTGTGGCTGGCGATCAGCCTGCTTACCGGCCTGACGTTTGTCGGCTACTTCACGCCGATCCGCCCCCTGGCCGAAGAACTGCTGACCTTGCAAATCAGCGGTGTCAGCCTGTTCTGGGTGCTGTTCTTCACCGGCGCCACTTACATCAATGCCGGTTGGCTGCGCGAAGCGGTGTGCATGCACATGTGCCCCTATGCGCGCTTCCAGAGCGTGATGTTCGACAAGGACACCCTGACCATTTCCTACGATGTGGCCCGCGGCGAAAACCGTGGCCCGCGCAAGCGTGAGGTGAAACCCACCGAAGTCGGACTGGGTGATTGCATCGATTGCCAATTGTGCGTGCAGGTCTGCCCGACCGGCATCGACATTCGCGACGGCTTGCAGATGGAATGCATCGGTTGCGCCGCATGCATCGACGCCTGTGATTCGATCATGGACAAAATGGGCTACGCCCGCGGGCTGATCAGCTACACCTCGGAGCATGAATTGCAGGGTGGCAAGACCCACCTGCTGCGTCCGCGCTTGATCGGTTACACCGCCGTGCTGCTGGTGATGATCGGTGCCCTCGCCCTGGCGTTGGTGGAGCGGCCGATGGTGTCGCTGGACGTGAGCAAGGACCGTGGCCTGTTCCGCGAGAACAGTGCAGGCCAGATCGAAAACATCTACAGCCTGAAGGTCATCAACAAGACCCAGCAACGTCAGGATTATCGCCTGACGCTGGTTGATGGCGATGGCTTCCAGCTGCAAGGCAAGGCCGAACTGAGCCTGGCCCCCGGTGAGATCGTCGATGTGCCGGTGTCGGTGGCCATGACCACGGAACGGCCGAGCAGCAGCTCGCAAACCATCATTTTCAAGATTGTCGACAGCGATGAGCCGGACATCTACAGCGTGGCCAAGAGCCGGTTTGTTGCGCCGATGAACCGTTGA
- a CDS encoding DUF3203 family protein: MTVRIDNQTCFFITQNGEEIRICSDVTIITDAEQSMSAVDLDGRRIYITEAEADALTVAGAVDGRRHLKATDSDSVI; this comes from the coding sequence ATGACCGTGCGCATCGATAACCAGACCTGTTTCTTCATCACCCAGAACGGCGAAGAAATCCGCATTTGCTCCGACGTGACGATCATCACCGACGCGGAACAATCCATGTCGGCGGTCGACCTCGACGGCCGCCGCATTTACATCACCGAAGCAGAAGCCGATGCATTGACCGTAGCAGGCGCAGTGGATGGTCGCCGGCATTTGAAGGCCACGGACAGTGATTCGGTGATTTGA
- a CDS encoding MgtC/SapB family protein, with product MDAWWHEVWVTLQAEFADIGDASQLTRITVRLLMAALLGGILGFEREQKGKAAGIRTHMLVALGAALFVLVPQMSGSQADAMSRVVQGVIAGIGFLGAGTILKNTDGDEGHVKGLTTAAGLWMTAAIGVSAGMGREATAVLSTLLALVILGVMPIVVRQIEKDRNP from the coding sequence ATGGACGCCTGGTGGCACGAGGTTTGGGTGACGCTGCAAGCAGAGTTCGCCGACATTGGCGATGCTTCACAACTGACGCGCATTACGGTGCGCTTACTGATGGCCGCCTTATTGGGCGGCATTTTGGGTTTCGAGCGTGAGCAAAAGGGCAAGGCCGCCGGGATTCGCACCCACATGCTGGTGGCGCTGGGCGCGGCGTTGTTTGTGCTGGTGCCGCAGATGTCAGGATCCCAGGCCGATGCCATGAGTCGGGTGGTGCAGGGCGTGATTGCCGGCATCGGCTTTCTCGGCGCCGGGACTATCCTGAAAAACACCGATGGCGATGAGGGCCACGTCAAAGGCCTGACCACCGCCGCCGGTTTGTGGATGACGGCGGCCATTGGCGTTTCGGCCGGGATGGGCCGCGAGGCGACAGCGGTGCTCAGTACGTTGCTGGCGTTGGTGATTCTCGGTGTGATGCCTATCGTCGTGCGCCAGATTGAAAAGGATCGAAACCCGTAA
- a CDS encoding alpha-1,4-glucan--maltose-1-phosphate maltosyltransferase encodes MTAEKKTTELSYNPHIPLSQALLLPRIVIENTMPTLDGGQFAVKAVIDQDVVVTSKVFADGHDKLAVRIRWRADGDEAWQSEVMSELGNNGWQGRFRVKKQGRYVFCLEAWIDQFASFCYELEKKHAVGVSVSLELQEGRTHVQQAAERSEGVLSEQLAALHHELSGLLETEQVALFLHQRSADLMAQADHRPFLTLSPEYPVDVERALAQFASWYELFPRSITADPARHGTFNDVHSRLPMIQDMGFDVLYFTPIHPIGRSYRKGPNNSLTAGPDDPGSPYAIGSEEGGHEAIHSELGTREDFRRLVVAASEHGLEIALDFAIQCSQDHPWLKQHPGWFNWRPDGTIKYAENPPKKYQDIVNVDFYAVDAIPSLWIELRDIIVGWVKEGVKLFRVDNPHTKPLPFWQWMIADVRALYPEVIFLAEAFTTPAMMARLGKVGYSQSYTYFTWRNTKSELATYLTELNESPWRECYRPNFFVNTPDINPAFLHESGRAGFLIRAALATMGSGLWGMYSGFELCEAAPVPGREEYLNSEKYEIRPRDFNAPGNIIAEIAQLNRIRRQNPALHTHLGLKVYNAWNDNILYFGKRSVDGSNFILVAVSLDPHHAQEANFELPLWEMGLPDEASTQGEDLMNGHRWTWHGKYQFMRIEPWHLPFGIWRITASS; translated from the coding sequence ATGACCGCTGAGAAAAAAACCACAGAGTTGAGCTACAACCCGCATATACCGCTGTCGCAGGCGTTACTGCTGCCGCGGATCGTGATCGAAAACACCATGCCGACCCTCGATGGCGGGCAATTCGCCGTTAAAGCCGTGATTGATCAGGACGTGGTGGTGACCAGCAAAGTGTTTGCCGACGGTCACGACAAACTGGCCGTGCGCATCCGCTGGCGTGCCGACGGCGACGAAGCCTGGCAGAGCGAGGTGATGAGCGAACTGGGCAATAACGGCTGGCAGGGCCGGTTTCGTGTCAAGAAGCAGGGGCGCTATGTGTTCTGCCTCGAAGCCTGGATCGATCAGTTCGCCAGTTTTTGTTATGAGCTGGAGAAAAAACACGCCGTCGGCGTTTCGGTCAGCCTGGAATTGCAGGAAGGGCGCACCCACGTCCAGCAGGCGGCTGAACGCTCCGAGGGCGTGCTCAGCGAACAACTGGCGGCGTTGCACCATGAGCTGTCCGGTTTGCTCGAAACCGAGCAGGTTGCCTTGTTTCTGCACCAGCGTAGCGCGGACTTGATGGCCCAGGCTGACCATCGTCCCTTCCTGACCCTGAGCCCTGAATACCCCGTGGACGTAGAGCGAGCGCTGGCGCAGTTCGCCAGTTGGTATGAACTGTTTCCGCGCTCGATCACCGCTGACCCGGCCCGCCACGGCACCTTCAACGACGTGCATTCGCGGCTGCCGATGATTCAGGACATGGGCTTCGACGTGCTGTATTTCACGCCGATCCACCCGATCGGCCGCAGCTACCGCAAAGGACCGAACAACTCGTTGACCGCCGGCCCCGATGACCCGGGCAGCCCTTATGCCATCGGCAGCGAAGAGGGCGGGCATGAGGCGATTCACTCGGAACTGGGCACTCGCGAGGACTTTCGCCGGCTCGTCGTAGCGGCCTCCGAGCATGGGCTGGAAATCGCTCTCGATTTTGCGATTCAGTGCTCCCAGGACCACCCGTGGCTCAAGCAACACCCGGGCTGGTTCAACTGGCGGCCGGACGGCACGATCAAATACGCCGAGAACCCGCCCAAGAAATACCAGGACATCGTTAACGTCGACTTCTATGCCGTGGATGCCATTCCCAGTCTGTGGATCGAGTTGCGTGACATCATCGTGGGCTGGGTCAAGGAGGGCGTGAAACTGTTTCGCGTCGATAACCCTCACACCAAACCGCTGCCGTTCTGGCAATGGATGATCGCCGATGTGCGGGCGCTGTACCCCGAGGTGATCTTCCTGGCCGAAGCATTTACCACGCCGGCGATGATGGCGCGCCTGGGCAAGGTCGGTTACTCCCAGAGCTACACCTATTTCACCTGGCGCAACACCAAAAGCGAACTGGCGACCTATCTCACCGAACTCAACGAGTCGCCGTGGCGCGAATGCTACCGGCCGAATTTTTTCGTCAACACACCGGACATCAACCCGGCGTTCCTGCATGAGTCCGGGCGCGCAGGTTTTCTGATTCGTGCCGCGCTGGCGACCATGGGCTCCGGGCTGTGGGGCATGTATTCGGGTTTTGAACTGTGTGAAGCGGCACCGGTGCCGGGCCGGGAGGAATACCTCAATTCCGAGAAGTACGAGATCCGTCCACGGGACTTCAACGCGCCGGGCAACATCATTGCCGAAATCGCCCAGCTCAACCGCATTCGCCGGCAGAACCCGGCGCTGCACACGCACTTGGGCCTGAAGGTCTACAACGCCTGGAACGACAACATTCTGTACTTCGGAAAACGCAGCGTCGACGGCAGCAATTTCATTCTGGTAGCGGTCAGCCTCGATCCGCATCACGCCCAGGAGGCGAACTTCGAATTGCCGCTGTGGGAGATGGGCCTGCCCGATGAAGCCAGCACCCAGGGTGAAGACTTGATGAACGGCCACCGCTGGACTTGGCACGGCAAGTACCAGTTCATGCGGATCGAACCGTGGCATCTGCCGTTCGGGATTTGGAGGATTACCGCATCGTCATGA